The sequence AATCTAATGAAGGTTGTTCAATTTGGGACCGATTgcacaaacttcattttcagacggaccactaggtggcgctatcactaatAATGTGTATGCCGTAATAGTCCTGACTTGATCAGGTaagggctctgatcatgtgacaggattttgggggcgattgctaaaacttcattttcacaatgaccaccaggtggcggtaacactatcacttcatacacactaatacaggaatctgctgaagagccaatcacattgcactacaacagttcccccctgaaagacaatgaaaataaaaaaaacaatttaagccCCGCCCACACTGGGACTTCAACTGGCCACCTCTGggtcactgtccctctgctctactgACTGCAGCACCTACAGTGTTGATCAACACCCGTGAAGTATTCTATAAATAGATCTGactgtcccccctccctctgcgtgtgtgagtcCCTGATTACGCCAGCTGTGCGGGAATGAGAGGAAgacatcagacctcaggagaacgtccagaacaaaatgctctaatataaaatctataactcctacTCGTGAAATGAATGAGAATCACAaggcttggacgaacaagtacatatctatattattgtttagagtaAAAAAATGTGGCTGCatgagcagtttagaaacgtacttctcatttcataaatctccaccaaacaaatacttgtaactcaaaaactataagtcctttctggaaaatgaacacattgacttaagatatcattgacagttgattatttaaagaattcaacagttcccccctgaaagacaaagaaaaaaactaggCAGTGTAGTTGCCTAGTAAGTGTAACTAGGCAGTGTAGTTGCCTAGTGGTGCCTGCACTAGGAACCCATAATAAGAATAAGTATGGGGAATAGTAATATGTAGTGCATTGCATGGCCCATAATAAATACTAAAGCAATGTTTAGAAAAAAATCTtcaatttatttcattgtctAATAGCATCTTTAATCAGAAGTGTGGCATTAGGCTGATAGCTTCAGTTAGTAGATCATAGAAAGAAGCAGGGAAACATAGAAATAAAGGAGTGGGTAGATAGACAGGTGGAGCAACAGTGATGGTAATGTAAAAAGAACATAAGGAACAACATCAGGGAAGGGTTaagcacaacatttgttttgtttaaaaatgtttccatTTCCATGAAAAATATTCTTACCTGAAGTTTACCATTTAACCTTCATCTTGTGAGTATAAGAAAATTGGTAACTTTCAAAGGTAAATAATTGCTCCAAACATCGACTGAGGTAAACCACCAAGCACAAGTTGCACTGCTGCAAATGTTACTCGCTGGGCATGTATGCAAAACATCGCAGAAGACAGACTAACAATGTATAATTGATATTGTGGTCAAAGAGCGATaaggaaaaatactttttgaaaTCCACAGTAGAAGCTTAAACCGCAGGAGGTGATAGGTTTGAATTATattgtttgaaaaatgtttcaTGAATGTTATAGCAACAAGATAGGTCATTGTAACTCCTATAAGTCAAACCTCCATATGCTCCCCTATGGTTCACATGGGGCAGCACTTCACTCACACTCTTAAGAAATTCAAGAAGTCCCATACATTTTCCTCTATTGCCTAACTTGTATAGGTATATGATACTACCTAGTGTCATGTTATGCAGATGATATCTGGATTTAATATCAAAAGAATCTCAGCTTAAATTTCCTTGTATTTACATCGAGATGTCCATCTTAAGGTGAGCAACGGTAAAGTACCAGAGTGCTGGAGTAACTTGAAGTTAAcaacatttaattgttttgttgaaTTACCTTTGattgaaataattaaaaccactGAAATCCGACTGAAACTCCAAAATATAAATTTTCATTCAGaatgcttttcttttattgcagCCTCTGTCAGTTTTGGCTTCTTTCCTTCACCATGGGGGGTGAAGTGCTACTCTGTTGGATCCCATGAGgcatttttgttatttgtttccAAACCCGATACAAGCCCCATGCAGTTAATATGAGCTACACTGAGTTTGTGTTACCCTGTTACACTGTCCCTGACATGCATGGTTATTGCTTGGTTTCCCCAATATGCACATGCAGAGTGAAAAATCCACCCAGCCAATGTGGCCAACCTTAACTATACCTGAATATCACTTCAAAATATATGTTATCTGGCAGACGAAATGTTTCTGTAGACTTTTGGATTTATCTGCTGATCAATAAATATAGTGAGCAGCCATGACAACACCTTCACTGTTCTTCACAGATGAGCCTGTATGATTCGGATCATGAGTGGATCTGGCATCTGCATTACTTTGATATAGATTCATCTTAATCTCATCAACCCATAAAACTTCTAAACTCTACCTGTGCACAAACTCCAATCTGGCCTTTGATTCTCACTGCTTATGACTGGCTAGGTTGGGAGTCACTGCTGGTTGTTTTGGGGGTTTTCTTCACAGCTCTCACAATGTGTCTGtcatcagctgctgttgttgtcctAAACCTAACCTGTTCGGTGTCTGTTGCTCAGTTCACCTGTAGTTTTTGCTTTATTCAGGACATTGCAAATTGTCCTGTCCTCTATGCACAGGGTTTGTGAAATGGAAtagatttttcctcttttgtccaACAGAGGACATTCAGAGCTATATTTAATGTGTGAAGATTTAATCCAAAAGGCAACATCTGGGCAATTTGAAACACCTGTTTATCATGTGATCCAATACCGTTGCTCATTTGAAAAATGGATGCCTTCAAACAAAAGGTCCTTGTTGTTTGAAAAATCTAGATGTTGACAaactttttattcatatattgACCTTCAACCCAAATGTCCTCAGTGTAGCGTAAAGGAAGCATTGCCCATTCCAATTGTTTCTGAGGTGAACGCAAATAATAGACCCAACCTTTAGGTGTCCCAATTTGAAATCCACATGGCTTAGGTGTAACAGTGTGTGCACCAAGGAAAACTCATTTGCtattgttttttaatccaaATTAGCTTTTGACAGCCTGTACTAACAGCCTCTCTTTTCAACCCACAAAGAAATTGTAGTTTCTTGGTACACattgaaaatgtatcaaaaaaCCCAAGACATTAGGCCAATGGCACGTTTGTatttgagaaagaaaaaggaggaggagacaggaacaTTAAATAAGCAAAAGTAACAACCTCATCAGACATACTGCATACTCAAAGTAACTTCTGTGACATTAAAACAGGTAACAAAGTAATATGGCCAAATCACAGTCCATTTGGTACTCTTTGGTACTGTATGTTGAAATGTGCTTTGCCATTatcctctctctacctcctttGGAAGTGGGTTTTTTGCAATGAGAAAATAAAGCCACATGGACACTCTTTGTCTGGGAACATCCCTTGCACTGTTCCATAATACAGAGCATTTGACTAGTCCACATTCAttgcaactttggttgattGATGACCTGTGAATCGCAGTATTCCATGTTATGTTTCACACAGTGTGTCAGCTATAGTGTATAAAGACATTGCAACAGACTCACGGGATACCACTGGGTTCAACAGACTCTTAACTTACAACACATCTTTCATAAAAAATTAAGTTATTTCAGGTGTTCTTAGCATAACGACTATCAGCCTTTCGACTCTGATTTACCTAGAGTTGTAACAAGTAAAGTTCATATtctataataaataaagaatatattGAGTGAAATATTTGGTAACATGTAATACTACCATAAACACACcatataaaaataattgtttcatttgacaaaataatgaaaattaaaaatgaaaatctaaaataatgTCAACTGACAAATATCCAGGGAAAACCAAGGGAATGACCTTACCTTTAAATCAAACTATTTGACTACTGTGGTTTGTCCTTATGGTTTGCTCATGTGGTCCATGATGTAAATACCCATGCCACCTAGTGAATTAGTCCTTCATCTGTTGGGCTATTCGTTGTTTAGAGCTGAATAAAGATGTAAAGTCATCTTAGTTAAATATACAAATTCATCAAACCCACTGTCCATGAGGATGATACTGTCCATGAGGATGATACCATAGGAGGTTAATAACAATTGATAAATGAGGGTCCATGACTTTATCAGtgtagttattttttaaatcaaacatcgAAAGTCTTATCTCAAATCTGATGCCAGACTAggtcatacacacaacacagaacaaaTAGAGTCCCAGAAATGTAGATATAGGCGCTTCTCTCACAAACAGAGCTCCTCAAACTGGAGTTCCATACATCATCCTTAAAGGATAGACCATTACTGAAAAGTGTCTGCTTCGGTCTACTGACCAGCACATCATGTGCATGCGAATAACTGGCAAGTAGTCAGGCAGTTTCCTGCTACAGGCATCACCTTTACGCTTGGGCCTCCTATTCTTTTACCACTACATCTACAACAGACAAAGAACCTGTTTTCAGAAGCTGACTTCATCCCATCAGTATAGAGGTGTCATATCAGCCCCTGGAGGAACAGTCACATATACCTTGACAAAGACACTGGCAGAATCCATAGACCAGGCAAACTGTCAAGCTTGATGGTACCAAGCTAACGCATACAATACCTAGAGTCACTCTCTGGATTACTAATAGGTAAATTCCAAGAGGCAGTGAGCCAAAGTATAAGAATCCCAGCAGCCAGACCAAGATGCGTGGAACATGATTACAGACTTTGGACAGGGCGTCCTGATCAACTGGTCCATTCGAGCCCATGGATTCTGAGTCCAGGCTCTGCTCAGCATAAATGTCAGAGCTACCGTTGCGAGTTGGAGAGTGCTGTGAGTCCCTCTGCACTTCCATAATGGTGATGACCAGACAGTTGGATGATTCATGAGACGGGCTAGATGAGGAGAAACTCTTTGGAGTCAGGACTACCTCCCTCTTGTGGTTGGAGTTCCAGGATTTGTCACGCATTGCCAAGTGGGACATGATGTTGGCATCGTCAGGGAGGGCTGACACCTTAAATTCTGTTATCTCAGTTTGGTGTCTGCAAAAAGGGCAGGAAATGCAGGCTGCCCCATCAGCAATGTCCAGGATCTTAATGAGGCAGCGGGCGCAGACCCGGTGCAGGCAGTCCAGAATCTTGGGCTTGCGATTATGGGTATTGTAGCGTTGGTAACAAATCTTACACTCTAATTCCTCTGGTGGAGGACAGTCCTCCTCCAACTCAGGTTGAGGGCAGCTCATCTTCAAGTCATGTTCTGGAGAAACATATAGAGACAGATAGAAAAAAACTCATTATAGGGATAAAGATTGTTTTCCAGCAGTAGATGAATAGGATGCAACTAGCAAATGCTTTTGACTACAGTATCTAGTCTATATCTGCCTAACAGGAAAAGGTCAGGAGTTTTTCTCCCGACTGCTTCTGCTCTGTACCTGCTGCTGATGAATGATTAATGGTTTGGGAATTGGATCAGTGTGTCATCCCAGAGTCCTCTGTGGCAAAATAAAGACCAGTAATGCTATTGATCTTTGGGTAGAGTCGGCACAGATAGCTTCTCCTTATAGATATTTTGTTGATTCAGTGTTTTGTATAGGATAAATTGTTGTTGCAGTTCTTAATTAAATGAACCGAATCTTtaatattgttgttgtgtttatttgttatcCCTTAAACCCCTGTTTTGGAATTATATAGCAAGGCTATTTTCTTTGTTAAAAGCTATTCAGTTATGCTGTTTATACTGAATTACCTCATTGAGCAATTTAGAGTTTTGgtttagaataaaaaataaggGCATCATTATTGTTCAGATATCACAATTCATACAACATTATTCTTACACAGTACTGACTTGCATTCAATCACCACCACACATGAAGACAAATTTAAGTTGTGATCTggatcaagtgtgtgtgcaaataATCAACAACATTGCTATTGCCCCCTCTGTATCACTTCTATGAGATACCAGCGGCTTCACTTGGCTTCTATATAATTGCTGATAGCTATTGAAGTGCTTCAGAGCTGAGAAGACTCAAATGATCAGTTttctccacagagaaacagcaaGACACCGTCAGTCATCATTAATAAGGTCAAATAGCTGTAAGCAAGCATCCATAGAAACCAAGCATGAATAGGAATGAGGATAAAGAGCCCCCACCACCTTTCCTATGCCTCAGACCTTTACAGTGGCAGATAATATGCAGGGAAATATTGTTAAGCTTTTCTAAGATTTCTCTATAATATGGTAGCAATAAAGGTtaagttttaaataaattcaGTGATTCATTAATAATTCAGGCTTTTTTATATCCCATGCCCTTTGACATACTTTCATAATTAGTAGCCAGATTTTTTCCTGATACGTTTATTAGTTTGATTGTACACTGTGTCACATATATTTAAGCAAATGCACCTGTCCCATCTGAACACCCTTGGACATGTTGGTCCTAAAATGGGGTGTGTCGGGTGCTTTCACGGCGCATTGTTGTTCTGATGTCAGTGGGACAGTATTCCAAAAAAATTTTAATGGCAAATATCAATGtgcaccacacacaaacatgcaaacatggTCTGCTTGTAGTTTGTTATGGTGTTTTAATACGTAGCACAGAATCTGTTTATTCTCTGGCTTCATTAGGTCTACAGGACCAAGACTAACAAgagcagataaaataaaatataatgctataatataaaaatgttgcaCATTTATAAGCAGGCTATGTAACACATATGATTCCACAAATAATCTGCTGTATTAAATAGATCATGCCCCAACAGACAAGTTAGTTGTCTAagagtttgtgtgagagagagagggttggaTAAACAGTGTTGTCAACAGCTATATAATGAAGCATTAGACATATTTTATGTTGTTATACGAAGTAGAATCTTTTTTCAGTCAGGGTAATTAATGGGAGACTCAATACTCTTTGGTAAAGAAAAACTAAGACTTGATGGATTTCTTTGAATGTGAGAGCTGTGAAAGAGGTATGATCACACACATTACCATTTCATATTCCCAGATCAACCCGGAAACAGCTTCTATAGGAGTTTGGATGAGAAACACTCTCCACTCCAGATACTGTCATCAAGCATGGGCCAGTGGTTGTATCATGTACTTGTGTGACATTTCAAAGTTGTGTCCAACGGCAAACTTGCCGAAAACTGATAAGACCCTTTAATTTCAGAGATCTTCGTTCAAATTTAAGTGACATGCAAGTGAACTGAATATTCcatttcttttctgtctttaaaagacatattaatcataaatcattaatttatttacatgagataaatatcatttttattcttcaagGATTATGGAGAAGCATATCGCTTACTATTATGGAACATCTTACAATGTAGTTGACGCTTTGAGTTGATTAAGtcctaatatttctatatttcctGCTTATTTTCTatatgctctttttttttttggtacattttgTCCTCAGGGACAAATATCACTTATACCTGGCCATGTGTGTGGGCAATGTCGTACAGATGAACCCTTTTGGAGAAAAATATGagaatcaccaccatcactaCGAGAGTTAAATGGTCCATAAATGGTTAAAATTTGGACATACTGAAGAGAACATGAAAACAATCTCCAATAAAGATCATAATTTAGATATTTTGGGATTGTGATTCTGTGTTCAAAAGATTGTGATATGATTTTTGGGACATCACCCATTCTTAGTGGATATTATTATAAGCTAATAGAACACATAATCCATCTATCCcgccatccatccattatctatgcTGCTTGtccttttggggggggggggggggcttgagcCAATTAGAACATGTAATATATAAAATTGTATAATCAGTTCTCCCTTTAGTTAGTTGGTGCGGATAAGTATGCACAGTCCCAACAAAGTGGAGAGTACCTGGAAGT comes from Platichthys flesus chromosome 1, fPlaFle2.1, whole genome shotgun sequence and encodes:
- the zgc:165481 gene encoding E3 ubiquitin-protein ligase RNF182 — encoded protein: MSCPQPELEEDCPPPEELECKICYQRYNTHNRKPKILDCLHRVCARCLIKILDIADGAACISCPFCRHQTEITEFKVSALPDDANIMSHLAMRDKSWNSNHKREVVLTPKSFSSSSPSHESSNCLVITIMEVQRDSQHSPTRNGSSDIYAEQSLDSESMGSNGPVDQDALSKVCNHVPRILVWLLGFLYFGSLPLGIYLLVIQRVTLGIVCVSLVPSSLTVCLVYGFCQCLCQGICDCSSRG